A single window of Ischnura elegans chromosome 8, ioIscEleg1.1, whole genome shotgun sequence DNA harbors:
- the LOC124164224 gene encoding venom carboxylesterase-6-like — protein MNMWKSFATTAVLFAALLQHLCVAIDERRSSPVAYCSFGALRGITMKSRSGRDFDAYLGIKYGLARRFEHPEPVREEWDGVRNAVADGDSCPQSSISISGKISEDCLFLNVYTPKRPTKGENHGRLPVIIYIHPGAYATWSGQSSEWGAHYWMDKDVVLVTINYRLGSFGFLSTGDSVVPGNNGLKDQVLAMQWVQANIECFGGDKNLVTLLGYSAGGASVNFHMASKLSQHLFHRGISMGGTASCGWAMQKNQREMLRKQAKLLNCPYDEKATSKQIVDCLRRISTEELAQSYNSLRDWAFNPIIPLTVVVEPKGSYKSHFLTEEPECIFQSGNFAHKPWITGTASNEMMNFAEVIVSNGDLVQEFGDYFNIIAPLAFSYDKGSILSAKKSKILKDFYFPNGCITNNSLQYVSDIYTDGTFLYCADHSVKLISSKNKFPTYYYHFDFLGKYSGMTTYPGYCKKDGPVHHDELTLLFYRKDVSPFLNDSSVDTVISKKLVELFTNFAITGNPTPSHQSDGDSLIDFHWYPHTHKDLYYLDMREKFVMKKGYRQKRAALWDQIFCKDENHPTCDGPAMKYQCQRKEK, from the exons ATGAACATGTGGAAATCATTTGCCACCACTGCGGTATTGTTCGCAGCTCTCCTGCAACACCTCTGCGTAGCTATCGATGAGAGACGGAGTAGCCCGGTGGCGTATTGCTCCTTTGGAGCCCTCAGAGGCATCACCATGAAATCTAGGTCCGGCCGAGACTTCGACGCTTATCTTGGAATTAAGTATGGCCTAGCACGCAGATTCGAG CATCCGGAGCCAGTGAGAGAGGAATGGGATGGAGTTAGGAATGCCGTGGCAGATGGAGACTCGTGCCCGCAGTCCAGCATCTCCATCAGCGGAAAGATATCCGAGGATTGCTTATTCCTCAACGTTTACACTCCAAAG CGTCCTACGAAAGGAGAAAATCATGGGCGATTACCTGTTATAATTTACATTCATCCTGGGGCTTACGCCACGTGGTCCGGTCAAAGCAGTGAATGGGGAGCACATTACTGGATGGATAAGGACGTCGTTTTGGTGACTATAAATTACAGATTGGGTTCGTTCG GATTCCTGAGTACAGGGGATTCAGTGGTCCCAGGAAATAACGGACTAAAGGACCAAGTTTTGGCGATGCAATGGGTCCAAGCCAACATTGAGTGCTTTGGAGGAGACAAAAATCTGGTGACACTCCTTGGATACAGCGCTGGTGGAGCCTCTGTGAACTTCCACATGGCATCAAAATTATCTCAAC ACCTCTTTCACCGAGGGATATCGATGGGCGGAACTGCTTCTTGCGGATGGGCGATGCAAAAGAACCAGAGGGAGATGCTGAGGAAGCAGGCAAAGCTTCTCAACTGCCCTTACGATGAAAAGGCCACGTCGAAGCAAATTGTGGATTGTTTGAGGAGGATAAGCACCGAGGAACTGGCTCAGTCGTACAACAGTTTAAGG GACTGGGCCTTCAATCCTATTATTCCTCTAACAGTGGTGGTGGAACCGAAAGGAAGCTATAAGTCTCATTTCCTCACAGAAGAGCCTGAATGTATTTTCCAGTCCGGTAACTTCGCCCACAAGCCATGGATAACCGGAACTGCGAGCAACGAGATGATGAATTTCGCTGAAG tcatAGTAAGCAATGGAGATCTTGTCCAAGAATTCGGtgattattttaatatcattgctCCCTTGGCCTTCTCTTATGACAAAGGATCTATATTATCTGCAAAGAAgagcaaaatattaaaagatttCTACTTTCCCAACGGATGCATCACCAACAACTCGCTACAATACGTATCTGAT ATTTACACCGATGGAACCTTCCTGTACTGCGCAGATCACTCCGTAAAACTCATCTCGTCGAAAAACAAATTTCCTACCTATTACTATCACTTTGATTTCTTGGGAAAATACTCAGGAATGACCACATATCCTGGATACTGCAAAAAAGATG GTCCCGTTCACCACGATGAGCTGACGTTGCTGTTTTACCGGAAAGATGTTTCGCCATTCCTAAATGACAGCTCTGTTGACACCGTTATATCCAAGAAGCTGGTAGAGTTGTTCACCAACTTTGCCATTACCGG GAATCCGACACCTAGCCATCAAAGTGACGGAGACTCACTCATCGATTTTCATTGGTATCCGCACACACATAAAGATCTCTACTACTTGGATATGAGAGAAAAATTCGTCATGAAGAAAGGCTATCGACAAAAGAGAGCGGCTCTCTGGGATCAAATTTTCTGCAAAGACGAAAACCACCCGACATGCGACGGA